The genomic DNA ATCAAGACCGACACGATCGCCGTACTCGAGACGCAGGGGCTCACCGGTCTCGCCACGATCAATTTGACGGGAGGAAGCCGAGAGGCTCCTCCGTTGCAGGCCCTGGAGGGACAAACATATCCGGTTATCAAGACCGGCCCCTCTCTCTTCTTCCGTTTGGATGAAGCCGTCTCCCGTTTACTTTCAGAAGAAGGCCTGGCTCGATTGTTGGTCGATCTTAATACGGCGGCAAAAGGGGCGGCAATGGTCTTGGATGAAGACAATCGCACCATGCTGAAGCGAACGATCAAGGATCTCTCGGATGTGGCCCAGACCATTGCCGCCCACAAGACTCAGATCGAGCAAAGCGTGAACGGTGCAGCCAGGAGCGCCGACAATCTCGCTAAACTGACGGCGTCGTTGAATGCGGAGGTTCCGGCCTTACTCGCCGGCATCAACAAGAACGTTGCGGCGCTGGGAACGGCGACGGACGAACTGGCTCGCACGAGCAAGACCGTCGGCGCGATCATCAATGACGCCAGACCGGAATTGCAACAGTTCACCCGGCGGACTCTTCCCGAGGCCGGCTTGTTGGTGACGGAGCTTCGGCAGCTCACGGGTACCTTGACTCGTGTGGCGCGCGAATTGGAGCGAGAGCCGAGCGCGCTCGTGTTTGGACGAAAGTCCCCGTCACGCGGGCCGGGGGAATAGGCCGGTCAAGGTTGAGGTTCAGGATGAGCGGTTGCAGGCTCTTGTCGCAGTCTTAGCCTCAACCTTAGCCCGCCGTTCCGGAGCTGAATGATGATGTATCGGACACTACAGACGGCACTCATGGTGTTGGTGGCGACGGCGGCCGGTTGCTTGTCGCCCCGTACGGATTCTTCGGAGATCCATACCTATCAATTGAGCCTTGATGGATGGCCCAGCGAAGCGCGTCCCGGCAAGCCTGATGGTCCGGTATTGCTCGTGAGTCCGCCTCAAGCCGAGCCCGGGTTTGAGACGCAGCGCATGGTGTACGTCAAGCGGCCTTACGAGTTGGAATACTATGCGGTGAATCAATGGGCCGATACGCCGGTGCGCATGTTCGCCCCGTTGATGGTTCAGGCGCTCAATCAGCAGAATGATGCGTGGCGTGCCGTGATTCCGTTGCCGAGCTCGGTCCGTGGAGACTATCGTCTCGATACGCACGGATTTCTGTTACAGCATGAATTTCTCCAACAGCCCAGTCGCGTGAGGGTGATGGTCCGGGCGCAGTTGGTGGATCTGAAAGGATCCACGATCCTCAGCACGCGGGCTTTCGAGGTCGTGGAGAACGCCGCGAGCGAGAATCCCTATGGGGGTGTCCAGGCCGCCAACCGAGCGATTGCCGGCTTGCTCGATCAAATCGGCTCTTGGCTTCGGCAATGCGTGCAGCACTCGCCGGAGTGTGGTCGTTGAATAGGGTGATTGCAAAATGTTGGGGAAGAAACCTGGAAATCAACATTGTCAGACGAGGCCATCCGCGATGTACCGACCTATGCTCTGACTTTCCCGCGCTGATTGAGCCGATGATCCAGCATGAAAACCTCGTGGAAAACCGGGATCAGTTTCGGATTGACGTCCGGAGTCATTACCACGCTCGGTCTGATGGTAGGGCTGCATTCCGGAAGCCACTCGCGCGCCATCGTAATCGGCGGCATTCTGACGATCGCCATCGCCGACGCGATGTCCGATGCCCTGGGCATCCATGTGTCTGAAGAGTCGAAGAACAGCATCCCTATGAGCCAGATCTGGGAAGCCACGCTTGCCACATTCGCTGCAAAATTTGTGGTCTCGGCTACCTTCTTGGTTCCAGTGATATATGCTCCGCTCGATCTGGCGATCGTGATCAGTGTGGCGTGGGGACTGCTCCTGCTCACCGCCCTGAGTTTCTTCATTGCACGAGCACAGGCGATTGCTCCTTGGAAGGTCATTGGAGAGCATCTCTTCATCGCCCTCTCTGTGGTCATCATCACACACGCGGTCGGTGATTGGGTGAAGGGCTTGGTGAAAGCGGAATGATCGGCAAAGCAGAGGAGTGACGAAGCAAGGTCATACAACGCTCGGCAAAAATATTGGGGTAGAGATCCTCATTTCGGCTCGCCGTTGTCCCCTAGGTTATCCCCTAGGGCCATCATCAATATATTCATGCTCCACTTCGGGTCTTGTTCGTAGGTCCATTCAGGCCTAGAATGGGCCCATAGCATATGCTGCAGAAAGCGCCACGAAGGAAAAGCCGGCGAAGAAAGGGGGCCTATTCATCGGGCGACGCGTTGTCGCTTATGCACGCAAGCCGGCGGCTCTCTCGATGGTAAACAGAGCGGACGTACTCTGGAATATTCGCGGGACCTTGCGCCCATACAGTGCTTTCGATTGCCGTTCGGCTATTGACCGTTGACCAGACCGATGGCGAGCCACGGTTCCATGCGCATCCTGCTCATCGAAGATAACCACGACGATGTCCGAGCGCTCAAGGAATACCTGGCGGAAGTGAGGACCTGCCGGTTCGAGGTGACGCAGGAGACACGGCTGTCTGCCGGAGTGAACCGCCTTGCCGAACAGAACTTTGACGCCGTGTTGTTGGATCTCGCGTTGTCCGGGAGTCAGGGGCTGGACACCGTCATCCAGGTGCGCGCCGCCGCGAAGAAGATGCCGCTCGTCGTCTTGACGGAGGTCGAAGATGAAGCGCTGGCAGTGCGGCTTACTCAGGCAGGAGTGCAGGACTATCTCGTAAAAGGGCAGGTGAGCGGCCCTCTTCTGACCAAGTCGTTGCGCTACGCCGCCGAACTCGCGCGGATGGAAAAGACGGTCAGCGAAGTCGAGCATCGGTTTCAACAACTGGCGGACAATGCGCCGGTCATGGCGTGGATGACTGAGCCTGATGCTACTTGTAGCTTCTTGAGCAAGTCCTGGTACGAGTTCACCGGACAAACACCGGAAACCAGCTTTGGCTTCGGCTGGCTGGATGCCGTGCACCCGGATGACCGAGCGGCGGCGCGCGACATCTTCGTCGCAGCCAATGCCGAACGTAAACCATTTCGACTCGACTACCGGCTACGGCGCAAAGACGGAGAATATCGCTGGGCCGTTGATGCCGCCGCGCCTCGTGTGGACGGCGAGGGCCGGTTCCTCGGCTACATCGGCTCCGTCATGGATATCACCGACCGCAAGAAATCCGATCAGCTGGAAGCCGACCAGAAGCGCGTGCTCGAACTCATCGCCAAGGATGCTCCTCTCTCGACGGTTTTTGAGACGCTCATTCGGATGATTGAGAAGCAATCGGCCGCTCATATGGTGGCATCCATCCTCCTCATGGATGCAGACGGAATTCATCTTCGATCTTGTGCAGCCCCGAGTCTGCCGGAGACGTACAACAGTTCCATTGACGGCATGGCCATCGGCCCGCATGCCGGCTCGTGCGGCACGGCCGCCTACCGGCGCCGGCCGGTCTATGTATCGGACATTGCAAACGATCCCCTGTGGGCGAAGTTCGCCCCATTGGCATTGCCGCACAACCTTCGGGCGTGCTGGTCCACGCCGATCCTCTCCAGCACCGGCCAACTGTTCGGTACGCTTGCCATGTATTATCCCGACGTGCGCGAGCCGAACAAAGAAGACTTGCGGCTCGTCGACGTGGCGACGCGCCTCGCCGCCATCGCGATTGAACGCAAGCGGGCGGAGGAGGCCCTGCGGCTGGCCAAATTCTCGGTCGAGCGGGCCGCTGACGCTGTGTACTGGATTGATTCGCAGGCCAAGATCCTGGATGTGAACGAAGCGGCGAGCCGCATGCTGAGCTATTCGAAAGACGAGTTGTGCGCCATGACCATCCACGATCTGAATCCCGACTTTCAAGCGGACATGTGGCCGGGGTTTTGGGCAGAAACCCAGCGGCGCGGGACGATGATGGTTGAAACGGTCCATCGGGCTAAGAATGGCCGGCTGATTCCCATCGAGGTGAGCGTCAATTTTTTGGTCCACGAAGGCAAGGAATACCACTGTGCATTCGTGCGTGACATCACTGAACGCAAGCGGGCGGAGGAGGAACGAAACAAGCAAGAATCACTCATCTCGCTCATGCTCAATACCGGACCGGGATGCATCAAACGGGTGGCGGCAGACGGCACGCTGTTGCAGATGAACCCGGCGGGGCTGAGACTGATCGAGGCAGCCTCCGAGGATGAGGTGGTCGGCCGGTGCGTGTTCGACCTCGTCGTTGCCGAACATCGAGCCGCCTTCATCGACATGCATCGCGACGTGCTCGCCGGCCGGTCGCATACGATCCAGTACGAAATCCAGGGACTCAAAGGGACGCGCCGCTGGATGGAAACCCATGCGGCTCCGTTCCGCAACCCCGTCTCCGGCGAAACAGAACACCTGGCGGTCACGCATGACATCACCGAGCGCAAACAGGCGGAGAGGCAGTTGCGGGACACGCTGGACCGAGTTCGGAAGCTCTCCCAGCGCCTGGAATCGGTACGTGAAGAGGAACGGACCCGGATTGCACGCGAACTGCACGATGAGCTGGGTGTCCGCTTAACCTGCTTCAGACTCGATCTGGCGCGGCTGAGGTCGTTCATGAGTTGGTCGCCGGTCCCCCGTGAAGAAATAGAGAACAAGATTCATTCGATGACCGCCGAAGTGGATGCCACGATCGCCTCGGTGCAGCGACTGGTGACGGAATTGCGGCCGGGAATCCTGGACGACCTCGGCTTGGCCGCGGCGGTGGAATGGCAGTGCCAAGACCTGGAACGACGCAGCGGGATCCGCTGTTCCTGTGAAGGCACGGAGGAGCACATTCCGCTCGCCAAGCCGCTGGCCACGGCTGCCTTCCGTATTTGCCAGGAAGCGCTCACGAACGTCGTACGTCACGCCGAAGCGACCGCCGTCAGAGTGCG from Nitrospira sp. includes the following:
- a CDS encoding ABC transporter, substrate-binding protein (cluster 9, phospholipid) encodes the protein MEPKVNYILVGSFVVFLGAAVLVGILWLGKTDYRGSYDRYEAYMRESVAGLSVNSTVKYRGVDVGRIKTIALHPTNPEEVLLTMDIMHGTPIKTDTIAVLETQGLTGLATINLTGGSREAPPLQALEGQTYPVIKTGPSLFFRLDEAVSRLLSEEGLARLLVDLNTAAKGAAMVLDEDNRTMLKRTIKDLSDVAQTIAAHKTQIEQSVNGAARSADNLAKLTASLNAEVPALLAGINKNVAALGTATDELARTSKTVGAIINDARPELQQFTRRTLPEAGLLVTELRQLTGTLTRVARELEREPSALVFGRKSPSRGPGE
- a CDS encoding Two-component system sensor histidine kinase; its protein translation is MRILLIEDNHDDVRALKEYLAEVRTCRFEVTQETRLSAGVNRLAEQNFDAVLLDLALSGSQGLDTVIQVRAAAKKMPLVVLTEVEDEALAVRLTQAGVQDYLVKGQVSGPLLTKSLRYAAELARMEKTVSEVEHRFQQLADNAPVMAWMTEPDATCSFLSKSWYEFTGQTPETSFGFGWLDAVHPDDRAAARDIFVAANAERKPFRLDYRLRRKDGEYRWAVDAAAPRVDGEGRFLGYIGSVMDITDRKKSDQLEADQKRVLELIAKDAPLSTVFETLIRMIEKQSAAHMVASILLMDADGIHLRSCAAPSLPETYNSSIDGMAIGPHAGSCGTAAYRRRPVYVSDIANDPLWAKFAPLALPHNLRACWSTPILSSTGQLFGTLAMYYPDVREPNKEDLRLVDVATRLAAIAIERKRAEEALRLAKFSVERAADAVYWIDSQAKILDVNEAASRMLSYSKDELCAMTIHDLNPDFQADMWPGFWAETQRRGTMMVETVHRAKNGRLIPIEVSVNFLVHEGKEYHCAFVRDITERKRAEEERNKQESLISLMLNTGPGCIKRVAADGTLLQMNPAGLRLIEAASEDEVVGRCVFDLVVAEHRAAFIDMHRDVLAGRSHTIQYEIQGLKGTRRWMETHAAPFRNPVSGETEHLAVTHDITERKQAERQLRDTLDRVRKLSQRLESVREEERTRIARELHDELGVRLTCFRLDLARLRSFMSWSPVPREEIENKIHSMTAEVDATIASVQRLVTELRPGILDDLGLAAAVEWQCQDLERRSGIRCSCEGTEEHIPLAKPLATAAFRICQEALTNVVRHAEATAVRVRIEQVDGYLQLEVNDDGIGISPDKLSDSRSFGLLGMRERAASLGGQIEIAGRPEKGTTVTLQLPLNMEDKR